Proteins encoded together in one Prochlorococcus marinus str. GP2 window:
- a CDS encoding nucleotide sugar dehydrogenase — MKIDSKNQGQNGKEYIINKFDNGEATVGIIGLGYVGLPLALTYASKKIKVLGFDINENIINKIRDGESYIHHIKSEIISKARINNILEPTSDISRVQEVDAIIICVPTPLKLHREPDLKYIKQTIKSISDYLRPYQVLSLESTTYPGTTEEIIQPYIDKKGFKIGEDFFLIYSPEREDPGNTSYNTSNIPKVLGGYTQNCSEVGFKLYSQIISKIVTLSSLRAAEMTKLLENIHRAVNIGLMNELKPLANKMNIDLYEVIRAASTKPFGFVPYYPGPGLGGHCIPIDPFYLTWKAREYGMDTRFIELAGQINASMPEYVVQKVSEALNNKKKSINGSNLIVLGLAYKKNVDDARESPSIELIKLLTNKGANVKFIDPYFEQFPDIRKYKLSIEKIELNQENLVKSDCLIVATDHDCFDYELIKNFSQLIIDTRGKYNTSDKIIRA; from the coding sequence ATGAAAATAGATAGCAAAAACCAAGGACAAAATGGTAAAGAATATATTATCAATAAATTTGATAATGGAGAGGCCACTGTAGGAATCATAGGACTAGGTTACGTTGGATTACCACTTGCATTGACCTATGCTTCAAAAAAAATAAAAGTTTTAGGTTTTGATATAAATGAAAATATTATTAATAAAATCAGAGATGGGGAAAGTTACATACACCACATCAAGTCTGAAATAATTTCCAAAGCAAGAATTAATAATATCCTAGAACCAACTTCTGACATTTCGAGAGTTCAAGAAGTTGATGCAATTATAATTTGTGTACCAACACCATTAAAATTGCATAGGGAACCTGATCTTAAATATATTAAACAGACAATTAAGTCAATTTCAGATTATTTAAGACCTTATCAAGTTCTTTCTTTAGAAAGTACTACTTATCCAGGAACAACTGAGGAAATTATTCAACCATACATAGACAAAAAAGGATTTAAAATAGGAGAAGATTTCTTCTTGATATATTCTCCAGAAAGAGAAGATCCAGGAAATACTAGTTACAACACATCTAACATTCCAAAAGTGCTAGGAGGCTATACTCAAAATTGTAGCGAGGTTGGGTTTAAACTTTACAGCCAAATAATTTCTAAAATTGTAACTTTAAGTAGTTTAAGAGCTGCTGAAATGACAAAACTTCTTGAAAACATACATAGAGCAGTAAATATTGGCTTAATGAATGAATTAAAACCCTTAGCCAATAAAATGAATATAGATTTATATGAGGTAATTAGAGCAGCTTCGACAAAACCTTTTGGCTTTGTCCCATATTACCCAGGCCCAGGACTTGGGGGACATTGTATCCCCATAGATCCATTTTATTTGACATGGAAAGCAAGAGAATATGGAATGGATACAAGGTTTATAGAATTAGCTGGGCAAATAAATGCATCTATGCCTGAATATGTAGTGCAAAAAGTATCAGAAGCTTTAAATAATAAAAAGAAATCAATAAATGGTTCTAATTTAATAGTATTAGGCCTTGCATATAAAAAAAATGTTGATGACGCCAGAGAGTCGCCATCTATTGAACTCATAAAACTCTTAACAAATAAAGGAGCTAATGTAAAATTTATTGATCCATATTTTGAGCAGTTCCCAGATATAAGAAAATATAAATTAAGTATTGAGAAAATAGAGTTAAATCAAGAGAATCTAGTAAAAAGTGATTGTTTAATTGTTGCTACGGATCATGATTGTTTTGACTATGAATTGATAAAAAATTTTAGTCAATTAATTATAGATACAAGGGGGAAATACAATACAAGCGATAAAATAATAAGAGCCTAA
- a CDS encoding acyltransferase, with translation MSVNPTAFIHPTAIVDTGASIGANCKIWHWSHICGGAKIKDETSIGQNVYVSNKVSIGKNVKIQNNVSVYDDVTLEDNVFCGPSMVFTNVINPRSQINRKNEYLSTLVEEGATLGANCTIICGNKIGKYAFIGAGAVITKNVRPYSLMVGVPAVQVSWISEYGEKIYLPLSGSGEWICPNTNSKYILEGQNLIKKD, from the coding sequence ATGTCAGTAAATCCAACTGCTTTTATTCATCCAACCGCTATTGTTGATACAGGAGCATCAATTGGAGCAAATTGTAAGATTTGGCATTGGTCACACATTTGTGGGGGAGCTAAAATAAAAGATGAAACCTCAATAGGTCAGAATGTATACGTCTCTAATAAAGTTTCAATAGGCAAAAACGTAAAAATACAAAATAATGTATCAGTCTATGATGATGTCACTTTAGAAGATAATGTCTTTTGTGGCCCAAGTATGGTTTTCACGAATGTAATTAATCCTCGTTCTCAAATTAATAGAAAAAATGAATACTTAAGTACGTTGGTAGAGGAGGGTGCTACTTTAGGAGCAAACTGTACGATAATCTGCGGAAATAAGATTGGGAAATATGCTTTTATTGGAGCGGGTGCGGTAATAACAAAAAATGTTAGACCATATTCTTTAATGGTTGGAGTTCCAGCTGTACAAGTCTCATGGATAAGTGAATATGGTGAGAAAATTTATCTACCTTTGTCAGGTTCTGGTGAATGGATTTGCCCTAATACAAATTCTAAATATATTCTTGAAGGTCAAAATTTAATTAAAAAAGATTAA
- a CDS encoding DegT/DnrJ/EryC1/StrS family aminotransferase translates to MKLSFFSRNKSNNIKRKINFIDLSRQRKSRNHLGFTLKNIIDKNIKNVMDHGQYILGPEVKLLEEKLKNFTNSKYCIGASSGTDALLLALMALGISENDEVITTSFSFFATAEAICLLKAKPIFVDINPNSYNIDHTKIEAKINSKTKAIVAVSLYGQPANFTEINKIASKHSIPVIEDAAQSFGSEHHGIKSCNLSTIGVTSFFPSKPLGCYGDGGACFTNDAKIAERIRRISLHGQEKRYTHTQIGINGRLDTIQAAILLAKFDFYPSEIKKRSKIAQYYSQKLNEINISFTPLIEKFNSSVYAQFTIQINFRNEFQMKLKQNGVPTAVHYPQILPMQPALLDNANIEQITSANKESILASERVISLPFHPWIKESEINYIVNNIKNLISENKDFLIKD, encoded by the coding sequence TTGAAATTATCTTTTTTTTCAAGAAACAAATCTAATAATATAAAAAGAAAAATAAATTTTATTGATTTATCTCGACAAAGAAAATCAAGGAACCATTTAGGTTTTACACTCAAAAATATTATTGATAAGAATATCAAAAATGTTATGGATCATGGCCAATATATTTTGGGGCCTGAAGTAAAACTCTTAGAAGAGAAATTAAAAAACTTTACTAATTCCAAATATTGTATAGGCGCGTCTAGTGGAACAGATGCTCTTTTATTAGCATTAATGGCATTAGGAATATCTGAAAATGATGAAGTGATAACAACTTCATTTTCTTTTTTTGCCACTGCTGAAGCCATTTGTTTATTAAAAGCAAAACCAATATTTGTTGATATTAATCCTAATTCATACAATATTGATCATACAAAAATAGAAGCAAAGATAAATTCAAAAACCAAGGCTATAGTGGCTGTAAGTTTATATGGACAACCAGCTAATTTTACTGAAATCAATAAAATTGCATCTAAACACTCGATACCAGTTATTGAAGATGCAGCCCAAAGTTTTGGATCAGAACATCACGGAATTAAAAGTTGCAATTTAAGTACCATAGGCGTCACAAGTTTTTTCCCCTCAAAACCATTAGGATGTTACGGTGATGGAGGAGCATGTTTTACAAATGATGCAAAAATAGCGGAAAGGATAAGAAGAATATCTCTGCATGGTCAAGAGAAAAGATACACACATACTCAAATTGGTATCAATGGAAGATTAGATACGATTCAAGCAGCGATACTTTTAGCTAAATTTGATTTTTATCCATCTGAAATAAAAAAAAGATCAAAGATTGCACAATATTATTCACAAAAGTTAAATGAAATTAATATTAGTTTTACACCTCTTATTGAAAAATTTAATAGCTCAGTTTATGCACAATTTACTATTCAGATAAATTTTAGAAATGAATTCCAAATGAAATTAAAACAAAATGGAGTTCCTACTGCAGTTCATTATCCTCAAATATTACCCATGCAACCTGCATTATTAGATAATGCAAATATTGAACAAATTACCAGTGCGAATAAGGAATCAATATTAGCCAGCGAAAGAGTAATCAGCTTACCATTTCATCCTTGGATAAAAGAGTCAGAGATTAACTATATAGTTAATAACATAAAAAACTTAATTTCTGAAAATAAAGATTTTCTAATAAAAGACTAA
- a CDS encoding NAD-dependent epimerase, which yields MDKKVLITGVAGFIGFNLCKKLMKEKINIIGIDNLNSYYDTNLKKARLDNLKNTEGNFNFFKVDIEDKEKVDEIFLNYKPSIVINLAAQAGVRYSIKNPRTFISTNIQGFVNILEACKNNQIEHLVYASSSSVYGGNEQLPYSENNIVDHPVSIYAASKKANELIAHAYSHLYSIPCTGLRFFTVYGPWGRPDMSYFLFTKAILAGENIKIFNHGQMARDFTYIDDICESLFRIMKKAPTGEKAFDKKNPLISSSWAPHKIFNIGNSNSITLMEFIESIEKELGVRAKKNFLPMQPGDVKSTLADTSLLENWINYKPSTKIKDGIKEFVHWYKFFYKKA from the coding sequence ATGGATAAAAAAGTATTAATAACAGGCGTTGCAGGTTTTATTGGATTTAATCTTTGTAAAAAGTTGATGAAAGAAAAAATAAATATTATAGGAATTGACAACCTAAATTCTTATTATGATACGAACTTAAAAAAAGCAAGATTAGATAATTTAAAAAATACTGAAGGAAATTTCAATTTCTTCAAAGTTGACATTGAAGATAAAGAAAAAGTTGATGAGATTTTCTTAAATTATAAACCTTCAATAGTTATTAATTTAGCTGCCCAAGCAGGGGTTAGATATTCAATTAAAAATCCAAGAACATTTATTAGTACTAATATCCAAGGATTCGTAAATATATTAGAAGCATGTAAAAATAATCAAATTGAACATCTTGTATACGCAAGCAGCAGTTCAGTATATGGTGGTAATGAGCAACTTCCATATTCTGAAAATAATATTGTTGATCATCCTGTAAGCATTTATGCGGCTAGCAAAAAAGCAAATGAATTAATTGCTCATGCATACAGTCATTTGTATTCAATTCCCTGCACAGGGCTAAGATTCTTTACAGTATATGGTCCATGGGGTAGACCTGATATGTCATATTTTTTATTTACTAAGGCAATTCTTGCAGGAGAAAATATAAAAATTTTTAATCACGGTCAAATGGCTAGAGACTTTACTTACATAGATGATATTTGTGAAAGTTTGTTCAGGATAATGAAAAAGGCCCCCACTGGTGAAAAAGCCTTTGATAAAAAAAATCCACTAATTAGTTCTAGCTGGGCTCCTCATAAAATTTTTAATATTGGTAATTCTAACTCTATAACTCTTATGGAATTCATTGAAAGTATTGAAAAGGAGTTAGGAGTAAGAGCCAAGAAAAATTTTCTCCCTATGCAACCTGGAGATGTTAAATCTACGCTAGCTGATACTTCACTTTTAGAGAATTGGATAAACTATAAACCATCAACAAAGATAAAAGATGGTATCAAAGAGTTCGTGCATTGGTATAAATTCTTTTATAAAAAGGCTTAG
- a CDS encoding nucleotide sugar dehydrogenase — MEIRNICCIGAGYVGGPTMAVIANYCPNIQVNVVDINPERIDQWNDDDFSKLPIFEPGLAEIVKKCRGVNLHFSNEMENQIKKADMIFISVNTPTKVKGIGAGQAIDLKYVEASSREIAKYSEGFTIVVEKSTLPVKTAQTIKDILDAESKSKEKFTEKNFAVLSNPEFLAEGTAINDLNNPDRILIGGDNKEAIDSLVRIYTNWVDKSKVLTTDLWSSELSKLIANAFLAQRISSINTISALCEATGANIKDVALAVGMDKRIGKYFLNSGPGFGGSCFKKDISNLVYISNHYGLSEVAEYWQKVLDINLWQQKRFVELIVKQMFGTISSKKIAILGFAFKSNTNDTRESPAIYICRKLIEEGAILNIYDPKVSQNQINKDLKGCKEDLNVPNNNKKWTFSNSLYETFNDTDAAIFMTEWEEFQNLDWSTISPKMRKPAWIFDTRSIIKKNVIKKYGINIWQVGSGS, encoded by the coding sequence ATGGAGATTAGAAATATTTGCTGTATTGGCGCAGGTTATGTAGGGGGACCAACAATGGCAGTCATTGCCAATTATTGCCCTAATATTCAGGTAAATGTAGTTGATATAAATCCAGAAAGAATTGATCAATGGAATGATGATGATTTTTCAAAGTTACCTATTTTTGAACCTGGACTCGCAGAAATTGTAAAAAAATGTAGAGGAGTAAACCTTCATTTTTCAAATGAGATGGAGAATCAAATCAAGAAAGCAGATATGATTTTCATATCTGTTAATACACCAACAAAAGTTAAAGGAATTGGAGCTGGCCAAGCCATAGATCTTAAATATGTAGAAGCATCCTCTCGAGAAATTGCGAAGTACTCAGAAGGATTCACAATAGTTGTTGAAAAAAGCACATTGCCAGTAAAAACAGCGCAAACTATTAAAGATATACTAGACGCAGAATCAAAATCCAAAGAAAAATTTACTGAGAAAAATTTTGCTGTACTATCAAATCCAGAATTCTTAGCTGAGGGAACAGCCATAAATGATTTAAATAATCCTGACAGAATTTTAATAGGTGGAGACAACAAAGAAGCAATAGATTCATTAGTTCGTATATATACAAATTGGGTTGATAAAAGCAAAGTTTTAACAACAGATCTATGGAGTTCTGAATTATCTAAACTAATTGCAAATGCGTTTCTAGCTCAAAGAATAAGCTCCATTAATACAATTTCAGCATTATGTGAAGCAACTGGAGCAAATATTAAAGATGTTGCATTAGCAGTAGGCATGGATAAAAGAATTGGGAAATACTTTCTTAATAGTGGGCCGGGTTTTGGAGGAAGTTGTTTTAAAAAAGACATTTCTAATTTGGTTTACATCTCTAATCATTATGGATTAAGTGAGGTTGCAGAATATTGGCAAAAAGTTTTAGATATAAACCTCTGGCAACAAAAAAGATTTGTGGAATTAATTGTAAAACAAATGTTCGGGACCATATCATCAAAAAAGATTGCAATTTTAGGTTTTGCCTTTAAATCTAATACTAATGACACCAGAGAATCGCCCGCTATCTATATTTGCAGGAAACTGATTGAAGAAGGAGCAATTTTAAATATTTATGATCCAAAAGTTAGCCAAAATCAGATTAATAAAGACCTAAAAGGATGTAAAGAGGACCTTAATGTTCCAAACAATAACAAAAAATGGACTTTTTCCAATTCCCTTTATGAGACTTTTAATGATACAGATGCTGCAATATTTATGACGGAATGGGAAGAGTTTCAAAATCTTGATTGGAGTACAATTTCACCTAAAATGAGAAAACCAGCATGGATTTTTGATACGAGATCTATTATTAAAAAAAATGTAATTAAAAAATATGGAATTAATATTTGGCAGGTAGGATCTGGCTCATAA
- a CDS encoding O-antigen ligase family protein — protein MIIKELKIQIKNIGGFGQLCFYLGTFFLASALPIAGIFYLIALFTSIHKTKRSILKDGWNQILIVSSGFILFSSIKTNLFHLQNNTNEIQYSSSWYSLFNWIPLFLIFIYFQHYLKNKDQRSWFSKILISGTFPVFFSCLLQYKYRLYGPWETFGGLIVWFNKPLYGIDGGAPFDGLSGLFSNPNYLGFWLSTIFPLIVALILENKFFNYKKFFTIGLSLLTVILILYTRSRNAILNLFVTSFLVFGLKNLLLALIIIILIFFFVDLLKFGSIFPEAFARIGSIFYSQYLRFNIWSNTIKLIAQRPIFGYGAATFPIYFSIRDIGIQHTHNLPLQIAYDYGILNSIILTLFVTFLVFRGYQAILEAKSYKETNIFNRCWLIASFATIFHHFFDITYYDGKISILIWILLAGLKCIIDECKKSKKYV, from the coding sequence GTGATTATTAAAGAATTAAAAATTCAAATTAAAAATATAGGAGGTTTTGGTCAATTATGTTTTTATTTAGGCACATTTTTCCTGGCTTCAGCTTTACCAATAGCTGGCATATTTTATTTGATTGCACTTTTTACTTCAATTCACAAAACAAAGCGTTCCATATTAAAAGATGGATGGAATCAAATTTTGATTGTCTCATCTGGATTCATTCTTTTTAGTTCAATTAAAACCAATTTATTTCATCTGCAAAATAATACAAATGAGATTCAATATTCATCTTCCTGGTACTCATTATTTAATTGGATCCCACTATTTTTAATATTTATATACTTTCAACATTACTTAAAGAATAAAGATCAAAGGTCTTGGTTCTCAAAAATACTTATTTCAGGAACTTTTCCAGTTTTTTTCAGTTGCCTCTTACAATATAAATATAGACTTTATGGGCCTTGGGAAACATTTGGAGGATTAATAGTTTGGTTTAACAAACCACTTTATGGGATTGATGGGGGAGCACCATTTGATGGACTTTCAGGTTTATTCAGCAATCCAAACTATTTAGGTTTTTGGTTATCTACCATCTTTCCTTTAATAGTTGCCTTGATATTAGAAAACAAATTTTTTAATTATAAAAAATTCTTTACTATTGGATTATCTCTCTTAACAGTTATTTTAATATTATATACTCGATCAAGGAATGCGATATTAAATTTATTCGTTACTTCTTTTTTGGTTTTTGGATTAAAAAATTTATTGCTAGCTTTAATAATCATTATATTAATTTTCTTTTTTGTTGATTTACTTAAATTTGGTTCAATCTTCCCAGAGGCATTTGCAAGAATCGGGTCAATATTTTATTCTCAATATCTTAGGTTTAATATCTGGTCAAATACAATTAAATTGATTGCACAAAGACCAATATTTGGATACGGTGCTGCAACATTCCCAATTTATTTCAGCATTAGAGATATTGGGATTCAGCATACTCATAATTTACCGCTACAAATTGCATACGATTATGGAATACTTAATTCAATAATTTTAACTTTGTTTGTTACATTTCTAGTTTTTAGAGGCTATCAAGCGATATTAGAGGCAAAATCATATAAGGAAACAAATATATTTAACAGATGTTGGCTAATTGCTTCGTTTGCGACTATTTTTCATCATTTCTTCGATATTACTTATTATGATGGAAAGATAAGTATTTTGATTTGGATACTATTAGCTGGTCTAAAATGTATAATTGATGAGTGCAAAAAAAGTAAAAAATATGTTTAA